A part of Planctomycetia bacterium genomic DNA contains:
- a CDS encoding methylated-DNA--[protein]-cysteine S-methyltransferase produces the protein MTETTCYSYVDSPLGQLFVQGDGKFVTGLYLPQHKGWKGPDASWRRSDESFAVVREQLAQYFAGVRRTFDVPLKLIGTPFQRHVWKELARIPYGTTISYGGLAQRVGNSNASRAVGNANGRNPISILVPCHRVVGSSGKLTGYAGGVDKKQWLLAWERGTTTTAAGYLFDVDSACQADRAKHSKSSAPG, from the coding sequence ATGACCGAGACGACTTGCTATAGCTATGTCGATTCTCCCTTAGGGCAACTCTTCGTTCAAGGAGACGGCAAGTTCGTGACCGGTCTCTACTTGCCGCAACACAAAGGTTGGAAAGGGCCCGATGCCTCGTGGCGACGATCGGATGAATCGTTCGCCGTGGTACGCGAACAACTCGCCCAATACTTCGCAGGGGTGCGACGAACCTTCGACGTGCCGCTCAAGCTCATCGGCACGCCGTTTCAGCGGCATGTCTGGAAGGAATTGGCGCGAATTCCCTACGGCACGACGATCTCTTACGGCGGACTCGCTCAGCGGGTCGGCAACTCGAACGCTTCGCGCGCCGTGGGAAACGCCAACGGCCGCAACCCGATCTCGATCCTCGTGCCGTGTCATCGAGTGGTCGGCTCCAGCGGAAAACTCACGGGCTATGCCGGAGGCGTCGACAAGAAGCAATGGCTGCTCGCCTGGGAGCGAGGCACGACGACGACTGCCGCCGGTTATCTATTCGACGTCGATAGCGCGTGCCAAGCCGATCGAGCAAAGCACTCGAAGTCTTCAGCGCCTGGTTAA
- a CDS encoding Gfo/Idh/MocA family oxidoreductase: protein MTATVPVGIIGSGFISAIHAESLRACSQAKLVAVASPTPGKADEFAKRFDIPQAFTDYRELLAQPEIRMVVVGVPNDLHCRVVLDAAAAGKHVVIEKPLCLSLDEADRMIAACRKAGVKLMYGEELCFAPKYVRLKQLLDSGALGKPTLLKQSEKHDGPHAAHFWDVERSGGGVTMDMGCHAIEFFRWMLGRPPIKSVYAQMNTQVHADKTRGDDNAILILEFAGGVVALAEESWTKHGGMDDRAEVHGSGGVAYADLLQGNSIKTYSAGGYDYAVEKAGSTQGWSFTMYEEAWNYGFPQEMAHFVDCVQNDKTPLVTGEDARAVLEVLFAAYESARTGRKVELPFHTTARRPIDLR, encoded by the coding sequence ATGACGGCAACCGTTCCGGTCGGCATCATCGGGTCCGGCTTCATCTCCGCGATCCATGCGGAATCGCTGCGCGCGTGTTCGCAAGCGAAGCTCGTCGCGGTGGCATCTCCTACTCCCGGCAAGGCCGACGAGTTTGCGAAGCGATTCGATATTCCCCAAGCGTTCACGGACTATCGCGAGTTGCTGGCGCAACCCGAGATCCGCATGGTCGTCGTCGGCGTGCCCAACGATCTTCATTGCCGAGTCGTGTTGGATGCGGCGGCGGCGGGCAAGCATGTCGTTATCGAGAAGCCGTTGTGTTTGAGTCTCGACGAGGCCGATCGCATGATCGCCGCGTGTCGCAAGGCAGGCGTGAAGCTGATGTATGGAGAAGAGCTTTGTTTTGCGCCGAAATACGTTCGCTTGAAACAACTGCTCGATTCCGGCGCTCTCGGAAAACCGACGCTCCTCAAACAGTCGGAAAAACACGACGGCCCGCATGCGGCACACTTCTGGGACGTCGAACGTTCCGGAGGCGGCGTCACGATGGATATGGGCTGCCACGCCATCGAGTTCTTCCGCTGGATGCTCGGGCGTCCTCCCATCAAGTCCGTCTATGCGCAGATGAACACGCAAGTGCATGCCGACAAAACGCGCGGCGACGACAATGCGATTCTCATTCTGGAGTTCGCCGGCGGGGTCGTGGCGCTTGCGGAGGAGAGCTGGACCAAGCATGGCGGCATGGACGACCGCGCCGAAGTGCATGGCTCGGGGGGCGTCGCTTATGCCGATCTCTTGCAGGGCAACTCCATCAAAACCTACAGCGCCGGCGGCTATGACTATGCCGTCGAAAAAGCAGGCTCGACACAAGGCTGGAGCTTCACGATGTACGAAGAAGCCTGGAACTACGGCTTTCCGCAAGAGATGGCACACTTCGTCGATTGCGTGCAAAACGATAAGACGCCGCTCGTTACCGGCGAAGATGCGCGAGCGGTGCTCGAGGTGCTGTTCGCCGCTTATGAATCGGCGCGCACCGGACGAAAAGTGGAGCTTCCTTTCCACACCACGGCCCGGCGACCGATTGATTTGCGGTAG
- a CDS encoding Gfo/Idh/MocA family oxidoreductase, with amino-acid sequence MAEPVKIAVVGLGRFGRLHALTTAGLAEAELVGLVARRQSALDALALELPGVPGWTSLDDAIRESSAEAWIVACTTSSHVAVARALLAAGKTVLLEKPIADDLESSRSLAPLVRHDSRNLMLGHIVLFNSEFRQLREEVERRGPIAYIDSVRHRPASIIAKFPGENPLQAAMVHDLYIAQVLMNRAEPTLFHGRYHRTSQGEVDLAVARLQWPNGAIGSFAASYLTPAGMPPRGFDRTEVFGDGWCARIEPNPRPFELWAAQAEWPLALEIRTDLNGPTGMMAEEQRCFCRVVRGLQAVPVGATYADALQVQQWMDNLAASAERSVD; translated from the coding sequence ATGGCCGAGCCGGTGAAGATCGCGGTAGTCGGTCTCGGTCGTTTCGGACGGCTGCACGCCCTGACGACGGCAGGCCTGGCCGAAGCGGAACTCGTCGGACTCGTCGCTCGCCGGCAGTCGGCTCTCGATGCCTTAGCGCTTGAGTTACCTGGCGTTCCGGGTTGGACGAGTCTCGACGACGCGATCCGTGAGTCGTCGGCCGAAGCTTGGATCGTGGCCTGCACGACCTCTTCGCACGTGGCGGTCGCGCGTGCCTTGTTGGCGGCGGGCAAGACGGTGCTGCTCGAGAAGCCGATCGCCGACGATCTTGAATCGTCGCGATCGCTGGCGCCGTTGGTTCGGCACGACTCCCGAAACCTGATGCTGGGGCATATCGTCCTCTTCAACAGTGAGTTTCGGCAATTGCGCGAGGAAGTGGAACGTCGCGGGCCGATCGCCTACATCGATTCGGTCCGGCATCGTCCGGCCAGCATTATCGCGAAGTTTCCGGGCGAGAATCCGTTGCAGGCCGCCATGGTTCATGACCTGTACATTGCGCAGGTGTTGATGAACCGCGCGGAGCCGACTCTGTTTCACGGACGCTATCATCGAACGTCGCAAGGCGAGGTCGATTTAGCCGTTGCGCGCCTGCAATGGCCCAACGGCGCGATCGGTTCGTTCGCCGCTTCTTATCTCACGCCGGCCGGAATGCCGCCGCGCGGCTTCGATCGAACCGAAGTATTCGGCGACGGTTGGTGTGCGCGCATCGAGCCGAACCCACGCCCTTTCGAGCTCTGGGCCGCGCAAGCGGAATGGCCGCTGGCCTTAGAAATCAGGACCGATCTCAACGGGCCGACCGGTATGATGGCCGAAGAGCAGCGCTGTTTTTGCCGAGTGGTACGTGGCTTACAAGCCGTACCGGTGGGGGCAACGTATGCCGACGCTCTTCAGGTGCAGCAATGGATGGACAACCTCGCGGCCTCGGCCGAGCGAAGCGTCGATTAA
- a CDS encoding DUF1549 and DUF1553 domain-containing protein, which yields MTNGFPSRALPHSASSPRLLSAVCCCFCALFGFGSALAAPPVASAENKESAAADVPSFRADIMPIFFRAGCNAGTCHGSARGKDGFMLSLFGYDPKGDYERIVTEMIGRRVNTSVPERSLLLLKATGDVDHTGGELFTRDSVHYRTLLRWIAAGAPDDADKVPEVVELKLSADRFVFKSPGANDRLRVTARMSDGSSRDVTELAKFFSNNDAVAKIDADGRVVAAAQGDSNVFARFSRFTQGAEVIVLPNDANFVWPNPPINNYIDELVFDRLQKLSIAPSDLCDDETFLRRVSLDLIARPPTPQEYRDFMADTRSDKRAHKIDVLIASDDFADYWTSMWAEQFRIKGGGYGPDKTFIKAADAFYEWIRKQMRSGRPLNEFVADMVTASGSNLTNGPVNLYTMMVHKPRLNPKEFAADFSQVFLGVQIQCAECHNHPFDRWTMTDYYGFTSFFTGIVRKPGTEPRDARIYFDVKAPPAKHLVDSRPVPAKILGHVESVPGDGDPRKALAAWLTAPENELFSRNLANRIWAHYLGRGIVEPVDDVRASNPPVNAPLLAALSQHLVQSNFNLRSFVRDICNSRVYQLSTKPNASNLLDTRQFSHSHLRRLRADVLFDSFAAVSGVKTQLPFFPEGTRAIDFYPRGEGATEGPQFGYQFFETFGRSDRNTICACATKREPTLSQTLHLIVGDTVRQRVAAGGTLQKLISTESAPEPIIEELFVRALSRRPTTKEMAAMRELVGDRVKDVAVYEDIFWSLMNSTEFSFNY from the coding sequence ATGACGAACGGTTTCCCTTCGCGTGCGCTACCGCATTCGGCAAGCTCGCCGCGATTGTTGTCGGCGGTGTGTTGTTGCTTCTGCGCACTCTTCGGCTTCGGCTCGGCGCTCGCTGCCCCGCCGGTAGCCTCGGCGGAGAACAAAGAGTCGGCCGCGGCCGACGTTCCGAGTTTCCGCGCCGACATCATGCCCATCTTCTTTCGTGCAGGTTGCAACGCCGGAACATGCCACGGCTCGGCGCGAGGCAAAGACGGCTTCATGCTCTCGTTGTTCGGCTACGACCCGAAGGGAGACTACGAGCGGATCGTTACGGAGATGATCGGCCGCCGCGTCAACACCTCGGTCCCTGAGCGCAGCCTCTTGTTGCTCAAAGCGACCGGCGACGTGGATCACACCGGCGGCGAGCTGTTTACGCGCGACAGCGTCCATTACCGCACCCTCTTGCGCTGGATCGCGGCCGGGGCGCCCGACGATGCGGACAAGGTGCCCGAAGTCGTGGAACTGAAACTCTCGGCCGACCGCTTCGTTTTCAAAAGCCCGGGCGCGAACGACCGCTTGCGCGTTACCGCGCGCATGAGCGACGGTTCGTCCCGCGATGTTACGGAGCTCGCCAAGTTCTTTTCCAACAACGATGCGGTGGCGAAGATCGACGCCGACGGCCGAGTGGTAGCCGCCGCCCAAGGCGACTCGAACGTCTTCGCCCGTTTCAGCCGCTTCACGCAAGGGGCCGAGGTTATCGTCTTGCCGAACGACGCGAACTTCGTTTGGCCCAATCCGCCGATCAACAATTATATCGACGAGCTCGTGTTCGATCGTTTGCAGAAGCTAAGCATCGCTCCTTCGGATCTGTGCGACGACGAAACCTTCTTGCGCAGAGTGTCGCTCGACCTCATCGCTCGGCCCCCGACGCCGCAAGAATATCGCGACTTCATGGCCGACACGCGTTCCGACAAACGGGCTCACAAGATCGACGTCCTCATCGCTTCCGACGACTTCGCCGACTATTGGACGTCGATGTGGGCCGAGCAATTTCGCATCAAAGGGGGGGGCTATGGACCGGACAAGACGTTCATCAAAGCCGCCGACGCTTTCTATGAATGGATCCGCAAGCAGATGCGCTCCGGACGGCCTCTCAACGAGTTCGTGGCCGACATGGTCACCGCTTCCGGCAGCAACCTCACTAATGGTCCGGTGAATCTCTACACGATGATGGTGCATAAGCCGCGGCTGAATCCGAAAGAGTTCGCCGCGGACTTCTCGCAGGTGTTTCTCGGCGTGCAGATTCAATGCGCCGAATGTCACAATCATCCGTTCGATCGTTGGACGATGACCGATTACTACGGCTTTACGAGCTTCTTCACCGGCATCGTGCGCAAGCCGGGCACCGAGCCGCGCGATGCCCGCATCTATTTCGATGTGAAAGCCCCGCCTGCGAAGCACTTGGTCGATAGCCGTCCGGTGCCCGCGAAGATTCTCGGCCATGTGGAGTCGGTGCCGGGAGACGGCGACCCGCGCAAGGCGCTGGCCGCATGGCTTACCGCTCCGGAAAACGAGCTGTTCAGCCGGAATCTCGCGAATCGGATTTGGGCGCATTACCTCGGACGCGGCATCGTGGAGCCGGTCGACGACGTGCGCGCGAGCAATCCACCGGTCAACGCGCCGCTGCTCGCCGCGCTGTCGCAACACTTAGTGCAATCGAACTTCAACCTGCGAAGTTTCGTGCGCGATATCTGCAACTCGCGCGTCTATCAACTCTCGACGAAGCCCAACGCGTCGAACCTGCTGGACACGCGGCAATTCTCTCACTCGCACTTGCGCCGGCTGCGCGCCGACGTGCTGTTCGATTCCTTCGCGGCCGTGTCGGGTGTCAAAACACAGTTGCCGTTCTTTCCGGAAGGAACACGCGCCATCGATTTTTATCCGCGCGGCGAAGGGGCGACCGAGGGGCCGCAATTCGGTTACCAATTCTTCGAGACCTTCGGCCGTTCTGATCGCAATACGATCTGCGCTTGCGCCACGAAGCGAGAGCCGACCCTTTCGCAGACGTTGCATCTAATCGTCGGCGATACGGTTCGCCAACGGGTTGCGGCCGGCGGCACTCTGCAAAAGTTGATTAGCACGGAGTCTGCTCCGGAGCCGATTATCGAGGAGCTTTTCGTCCGCGCGCTGAGTCGACGTCCGACGACAAAGGAAATGGCGGCCATGCGGGAACTCGTCGGCGACCGAGTGAAGGATGTCGCGGTCTATGAGGACATCTTCTGGAGCCTCATGAACTCGACCGAATTTTCCTTCAACTACTAA
- a CDS encoding helix-turn-helix domain-containing protein: protein MHFDDDACYRALTARDTRFDGLFFVGVKSTGIYCRPVCTAKTPGRNRCRFFAVAALAEQAGFRPCLRCRPELAPGHAPVDSARTIARAAAARIEAGALNDRGSLEELASGLGLSSRQLRRSVRKEFGVSPVELAQTNRLLLAKRLIAETQLPMVQVAFAAGFESVRRFNALFRSHYRLTPSTLRHSTSQGNAADCLRLTLAYRPPLDWAAMLGFLSALAPALPSLLVRLRNLFDLDARPDIIAGQLALDPLLARLVELRPGLRVPGAFDSFELGIRAILGQQVSVRGASTLAGRFAERFGEAIETPWACLNRVTPTAAVLSAVRSGTLAGLGLPSARAESLRTFASAVSRGEIDLDPGPDPTMIVGKLRELPGIGPWTAEYIAMRALRWPDAFPTGDLGLMKALGSSSAKAMEKAAEPWRPWRAYAAMHLWESLKTLRKRTSRKE, encoded by the coding sequence ATGCACTTCGACGACGACGCTTGCTACCGAGCTCTTACCGCGCGCGATACCCGTTTCGACGGGTTGTTTTTCGTCGGCGTGAAGTCGACCGGCATTTACTGTCGCCCGGTTTGCACGGCGAAAACTCCCGGCCGCAATCGCTGTCGGTTTTTCGCCGTTGCCGCGCTGGCCGAGCAAGCCGGGTTTCGACCTTGTTTGCGCTGCCGTCCCGAGCTTGCGCCGGGTCACGCGCCGGTCGATAGCGCTCGCACGATCGCGCGAGCCGCGGCGGCTCGCATCGAAGCCGGCGCGCTCAACGACCGTGGCAGCCTCGAAGAACTCGCCTCCGGCTTGGGGCTCAGCTCGCGTCAGTTGCGCCGCTCGGTGCGCAAAGAGTTCGGCGTGTCTCCCGTCGAGCTGGCGCAAACCAATCGCCTGCTCCTTGCCAAGCGTTTGATCGCCGAAACTCAATTGCCGATGGTGCAAGTCGCCTTCGCCGCCGGATTCGAAAGCGTGCGACGCTTTAATGCACTGTTTCGCAGCCACTATCGGCTCACTCCGAGCACGCTGCGGCACTCGACGTCGCAGGGGAACGCCGCCGATTGCTTACGCTTGACGCTCGCCTATCGTCCGCCGCTGGATTGGGCCGCGATGCTCGGCTTTTTGTCGGCGCTTGCTCCCGCGCTGCCGTCGCTGCTCGTTCGCCTGCGGAACTTGTTCGATCTCGATGCCCGGCCGGATATCATCGCGGGGCAGTTGGCGCTCGATCCTCTTCTTGCACGGCTCGTCGAGCTTCGGCCCGGCTTGCGCGTGCCGGGGGCGTTCGATTCGTTCGAGCTCGGCATTCGAGCCATCCTCGGGCAGCAGGTATCCGTTCGCGGTGCATCGACGCTTGCCGGCCGCTTCGCTGAGCGGTTCGGAGAAGCGATCGAAACGCCGTGGGCTTGCTTGAATCGCGTCACGCCTACTGCCGCTGTGCTCTCGGCCGTTCGGAGCGGCACGCTCGCCGGGCTGGGTTTGCCGAGTGCTCGTGCCGAGAGCCTGCGAACTTTTGCGAGTGCGGTTTCGCGTGGCGAAATCGATCTCGATCCCGGCCCGGACCCGACTATGATCGTCGGCAAACTCAGGGAGCTTCCCGGCATCGGGCCTTGGACGGCAGAGTATATCGCCATGCGCGCCTTGCGATGGCCCGACGCCTTTCCGACCGGCGACCTGGGACTCATGAAAGCCTTGGGATCAAGCTCGGCGAAAGCAATGGAAAAAGCGGCCGAGCCGTGGCGCCCTTGGCGGGCCTATGCGGCGATGCATTTATGGGAAAGCCTCAAGACACTTCGAAAACGAACGTCACGAAAGGAGTAA
- a CDS encoding nucleoside hydrolase produces the protein MKRILLVLLISILGDLAQAAPVKLIFDTDMGNDVDDVMALAMIHSLQRRGACELLAVTVTKDHPQAAAFVDAVNTFYGYGNTPIGVVRNGAAKEPGKFNRLADEKNADGSFRYPHDLLSGADAPQAVSLIRELLVAQPDDSVTIAQVGFFTNLAQLLDSPADKHSPLVGRDLIAKKVKLLSIMAGAFQTVDWNTRHLEYNVQLDVPAAQKLARDWPTPIVWSGFEIGVAAAFPHVAIERDFDYVPHHPLKEAYLLYSPPPHDRPTWDPTAVLYAVLPDRNYFTLSPLGNVTVEKDAATLFRRTKAGEGRHRFLAVNPEQTARVREAIVQLCVEPPPATK, from the coding sequence ATGAAACGAATCCTTCTCGTGCTACTGATTTCCATCCTCGGCGATCTCGCTCAAGCTGCACCGGTGAAGCTGATCTTCGACACCGACATGGGCAACGATGTCGACGACGTGATGGCGCTCGCCATGATCCATAGCCTTCAACGGCGTGGTGCTTGCGAGTTGCTTGCCGTAACGGTCACGAAAGATCATCCGCAGGCGGCGGCGTTCGTCGATGCGGTCAACACGTTTTACGGCTACGGAAATACTCCGATCGGGGTCGTTCGCAACGGTGCGGCGAAGGAGCCGGGAAAGTTCAATCGCTTGGCCGACGAGAAGAACGCCGATGGTTCATTCCGTTATCCGCACGATCTGCTGAGCGGCGCCGACGCTCCGCAGGCAGTAAGCTTGATCCGCGAATTGCTCGTCGCTCAGCCCGACGACAGCGTCACGATCGCGCAGGTCGGCTTCTTCACGAACCTCGCGCAACTGCTCGACTCGCCGGCCGATAAGCATTCGCCGCTCGTCGGCCGCGACCTCATCGCCAAGAAAGTAAAGCTGTTGAGCATCATGGCAGGCGCATTTCAGACCGTGGATTGGAACACGCGGCACTTGGAATACAACGTGCAACTCGACGTTCCCGCCGCGCAGAAGCTGGCCCGCGATTGGCCGACGCCGATCGTGTGGAGCGGTTTCGAGATCGGCGTTGCGGCGGCGTTTCCGCATGTCGCGATCGAGCGCGACTTCGACTACGTGCCGCACCATCCGCTCAAGGAAGCGTACCTGCTTTACAGCCCCCCTCCGCACGACCGCCCGACGTGGGATCCAACGGCCGTGCTCTATGCGGTGCTGCCCGATCGAAACTATTTCACGTTGTCGCCGCTCGGCAACGTCACCGTCGAGAAAGACGCCGCCACGCTCTTTCGCCGAACCAAAGCCGGCGAAGGCCGGCATCGCTTCCTCGCGGTGAACCCGGAACAAACCGCGCGGGTCCGTGAGGCGATCGTGCAGTTGTGCGTAGAACCGCCGCCGGCGACGAAATGA
- a CDS encoding PQQ-dependent sugar dehydrogenase: protein MKLHRLLIVLVTWLNATAAKAEMPPPYLTGLTNPESICYGPRGLSYVTEMGEPDKAGDGKISVVENGRARPFAVGLDDPKGIVFYRDAFYVTDRTKIVVVDLQGKVTDFATPEQFPTRPLFLNDIAVDQTAGIFLVSDSGDLKGQGGAVFWIDIRLHKITTVADQKSIPDLHTPNGVLFDGSASALITDFGSGAVYRVRVSDRSATKIAEGLDGADGLVWDDFGRLYITSWKTGKVFAIPRTGRQPILIGEGFQSCADACLDASGRSLLIPDMKAGTLTKLSTTIADWEVDEQPPAVMFEPAFTKLSWTGWDDGSDVGKTNVFRPILLTHAGDDSQRLFVATQQGVIHSFPNDAAATATKVFLDLSSRVRYSDKANEEGLLGLAFHPKFRRNGEFFVFYTDRRAKMSNVVSRFRVQQDDPTIADPNSEEELLRFEKPHENHNGGTIAFGPDGYLYITHGDGGSGGDPHRNGQNLATLFGKVMRIDIDAKSGDKKYAIPADNPFVSRSEAAPEIWCYGLRNIWRMAFDRKTGRLWGGDVGQGFFEEVDILTAGANYGWSLREGLHPFGERGVGPREDLAEPVWEYHHNLGPSIIGGVVYRGTALPELDGTYLYGDHVSNRIWALRYDDRLGRVVANQPIKGPGVPLLSFGEDERGEVYALGTTATGRGIFRLVRAAAR, encoded by the coding sequence ATGAAGCTGCATCGTTTGCTCATCGTGCTCGTTACTTGGCTGAACGCAACGGCTGCGAAGGCCGAGATGCCGCCGCCCTACCTTACGGGCCTGACGAATCCGGAGTCGATTTGCTACGGCCCGCGCGGATTGTCGTATGTCACGGAGATGGGAGAGCCCGATAAAGCCGGCGACGGCAAGATCTCGGTCGTCGAAAACGGTCGAGCGCGACCGTTCGCCGTCGGTCTCGACGACCCGAAAGGAATCGTGTTCTATCGAGACGCGTTTTACGTTACCGATCGCACGAAAATCGTCGTCGTCGACCTGCAAGGAAAGGTGACCGACTTCGCGACCCCGGAGCAGTTTCCGACACGACCGCTCTTCTTGAACGATATCGCCGTCGATCAAACGGCGGGGATCTTCTTAGTAAGCGACTCGGGCGACCTCAAGGGACAAGGGGGCGCAGTGTTTTGGATCGACATTCGGCTGCATAAGATCACGACCGTTGCCGACCAAAAATCCATTCCCGACTTGCACACTCCGAACGGTGTGCTGTTCGACGGCTCGGCGTCGGCCCTGATCACCGACTTCGGCAGCGGCGCGGTCTATCGCGTGCGCGTCTCCGATCGCTCGGCGACGAAAATCGCGGAAGGGCTCGATGGTGCCGATGGGCTCGTGTGGGACGACTTCGGGCGACTCTACATCACCTCATGGAAAACCGGCAAAGTATTCGCGATTCCGCGCACCGGCCGGCAGCCGATCCTCATCGGCGAAGGATTCCAATCGTGTGCGGACGCTTGTTTGGACGCGAGCGGCCGAAGCTTGCTCATTCCCGACATGAAGGCGGGGACGTTGACGAAGCTTTCTACGACGATCGCCGATTGGGAAGTCGACGAGCAGCCGCCGGCCGTGATGTTCGAGCCGGCTTTCACGAAGCTTTCGTGGACCGGTTGGGACGACGGCAGCGACGTCGGTAAGACAAACGTTTTCAGGCCCATCTTGCTCACCCATGCCGGCGACGATTCGCAACGGCTGTTCGTGGCGACTCAGCAAGGGGTGATTCATTCGTTTCCGAACGACGCCGCCGCGACGGCGACGAAAGTTTTTCTCGATCTCTCCTCACGCGTGCGCTACAGCGACAAGGCCAACGAGGAAGGATTGCTCGGACTGGCATTTCATCCGAAGTTTCGACGGAACGGCGAGTTTTTCGTCTTCTATACCGATCGCCGTGCGAAAATGTCGAATGTCGTTTCTCGCTTTCGTGTGCAACAAGACGATCCGACGATCGCCGATCCGAATTCCGAAGAAGAATTGTTGCGGTTCGAAAAACCGCACGAAAATCACAACGGAGGGACGATCGCCTTCGGTCCTGATGGCTACTTGTATATCACGCACGGCGACGGCGGTTCCGGGGGCGACCCCCATCGCAACGGCCAGAACCTTGCGACGTTGTTCGGTAAAGTCATGCGCATCGACATCGACGCTAAGAGCGGCGATAAGAAGTATGCGATCCCCGCCGACAATCCGTTCGTCTCTCGATCCGAAGCCGCTCCCGAGATCTGGTGCTACGGCCTCCGAAATATTTGGCGAATGGCCTTCGATCGCAAGACCGGGCGACTTTGGGGCGGCGATGTCGGGCAAGGCTTTTTCGAAGAGGTCGACATTCTGACGGCTGGCGCGAACTACGGCTGGAGCCTGCGCGAAGGGCTACACCCCTTCGGCGAACGAGGGGTCGGCCCGCGCGAAGACCTAGCCGAACCGGTGTGGGAATATCATCACAATCTCGGCCCCTCGATCATCGGCGGCGTTGTGTATCGCGGCACCGCTCTGCCCGAGTTGGACGGCACCTATCTCTACGGCGACCATGTCTCGAATCGGATCTGGGCATTGCGCTACGACGACCGACTCGGCCGCGTCGTTGCGAACCAACCGATCAAGGGCCCGGGCGTTCCGCTGTTGTCGTTCGGCGAAGATGAACGGGGCGAGGTTTACGCTCTGGGAACGACGGCGACCGGCCGCGGAATCTTCCGCCTCGTTCGTGCGGCGGCGCGGTAA